One window of the Shimwellia blattae DSM 4481 = NBRC 105725 genome contains the following:
- the cysG gene encoding siroheme synthase CysG, with translation MDHLPIFCQLQNRACLLVGGGDVAERKARLLLEAGARLTVNALAFTPQFHVWASAQALTLAEGEFAPHLLDNCWLAIAATDDDAVNQEVSHQAEQRRIFCNVVDAPARASFIMPSIIDRSPLMVAVSSGGTSPVLARLLREKLESLLPQHLGQVASYAGALRNRVKQSFKTVAERRRFWEKFFVNDRLAQSLANQDLRAVEQATDALLSEPLDHRGEVVLVGAGPGDPGLLTLKGLQQIQQADVVVYDRLVSDEIMNLVRRDADRVFVGKRAGYHCVPQDEINQILLREARSGKRVVRLKGGDPFIFGRGGEELETLCTENIPFSVVPGITAASGCSAYAGIPLTHRDYAQSVRLVTGHLKTGGELDWANLAAEKQTLVFYMGLSQAGTIQRQLLAHGMEADMPVALVENGTAVRQRVVSGTLEQLEQLAGQVASPALIIVGRVVALRDKLNWFSNH, from the coding sequence GTGGATCATCTGCCGATTTTTTGTCAGCTGCAAAACCGGGCTTGTTTACTGGTTGGTGGTGGTGATGTTGCAGAGCGCAAAGCGCGACTCCTGCTGGAAGCCGGTGCCCGTCTGACGGTCAACGCACTGGCGTTTACTCCCCAGTTCCATGTCTGGGCCAGCGCTCAGGCGCTGACGCTGGCCGAAGGTGAGTTTGCCCCTCACCTGCTGGATAACTGCTGGCTGGCTATCGCCGCCACAGATGATGACGCCGTTAACCAGGAAGTCAGCCACCAGGCGGAACAGCGGCGCATCTTCTGTAATGTGGTGGACGCCCCCGCCCGGGCCAGCTTTATTATGCCGTCGATTATCGATCGCTCGCCGCTGATGGTGGCTGTCTCTTCCGGCGGCACCTCACCGGTGCTGGCGCGCCTGCTGCGCGAAAAACTGGAATCATTACTGCCCCAGCATCTGGGCCAGGTCGCCAGCTATGCCGGGGCCCTGCGCAACCGGGTAAAACAGAGCTTTAAAACCGTGGCCGAACGCCGCCGCTTCTGGGAGAAATTCTTCGTAAATGACCGGCTGGCCCAGTCACTGGCGAACCAGGATCTCCGCGCCGTAGAGCAGGCAACCGACGCGCTGCTCAGCGAGCCGCTCGACCACCGGGGCGAAGTGGTGCTGGTGGGCGCAGGCCCCGGCGATCCTGGCCTGCTGACCCTCAAAGGGCTACAGCAGATCCAGCAGGCGGATGTGGTGGTCTATGACCGGCTGGTCTCAGATGAGATTATGAACCTGGTGCGCCGGGATGCCGACCGGGTATTCGTGGGCAAACGCGCCGGTTATCACTGTGTCCCCCAGGATGAAATCAACCAGATCCTGCTGCGCGAAGCCCGCAGTGGCAAACGGGTGGTGCGCCTGAAAGGCGGCGATCCGTTTATTTTTGGCCGTGGCGGGGAAGAGCTGGAAACCCTGTGTACGGAAAATATTCCCTTCTCAGTGGTGCCGGGCATTACTGCCGCCTCCGGCTGTTCCGCTTATGCGGGGATCCCGCTCACCCACCGGGACTACGCCCAGAGCGTGCGCCTGGTGACCGGGCACCTGAAGACCGGGGGCGAGCTGGACTGGGCCAACCTGGCCGCCGAAAAGCAGACCCTGGTCTTTTATATGGGCCTCAGCCAGGCGGGTACAATTCAGCGCCAGCTGCTGGCCCACGGTATGGAAGCGGATATGCCCGTTGCGCTGGTCGAAAACGGCACCGCAGTGCGCCAGCGGGTGGTTA
- the tsgA gene encoding MFS transporter TsgA, giving the protein MTNSNRIRLTWISFFSYALTGALVIVTGMVMGDIAGYFNLPVSRMSNTFTFLNAGILISIFLNAWLMEIVPLKTQLRFGFLLMLLAVAGLMLGHNLTIFSASMFVLGLVSGITMSIGTFLITHLYEGRQRGSRLLFTDSFFSMAGMIFPILAAFLLARSIEWYWVYACIGLVYVAIFLLTFGSEFPALGKHAAQSDQPVVKEKWGPGVLFLSIAAMCYILGQLGFISWVPEYAKTLGMNLHDAGQLVSNFWMSYMFGMWAFSVILRFFDLQRLLTVLAALACALMYGFITSSTDHMPLFILALGFFSSAIYTSVITLASLQTRVASPKLVNVVLTCGTIGTMLTFVVTGPIVAHSGPQAALFTANGLYAVVFVMCFLLGFVSRHRQLRDSVTRMPH; this is encoded by the coding sequence ATGACTAACAGCAATCGTATCAGGCTCACATGGATAAGTTTTTTCTCGTACGCGCTTACCGGTGCCCTGGTCATCGTGACCGGCATGGTAATGGGTGATATTGCCGGGTACTTTAACCTGCCCGTCTCCCGCATGAGCAACACCTTCACCTTCCTCAACGCCGGGATCCTTATCTCTATTTTCCTCAATGCCTGGTTAATGGAAATCGTCCCGCTGAAAACCCAGCTGCGTTTTGGTTTCCTGCTGATGCTGCTGGCGGTGGCCGGGCTGATGCTGGGCCATAACCTGACGATCTTCTCCGCGTCGATGTTTGTTCTGGGCCTGGTGAGCGGTATCACCATGTCTATCGGCACATTTCTTATCACCCATCTCTATGAAGGGCGCCAGCGCGGCTCCCGACTGCTGTTTACCGATTCGTTCTTCAGCATGGCGGGGATGATCTTCCCGATACTGGCCGCCTTTTTACTGGCCCGCAGTATCGAATGGTACTGGGTCTATGCCTGTATTGGCCTGGTCTATGTGGCTATCTTCCTGCTGACATTCGGCAGTGAGTTTCCGGCGCTGGGTAAACACGCGGCGCAAAGTGACCAGCCGGTGGTGAAAGAGAAGTGGGGCCCTGGCGTGCTGTTTCTCTCCATTGCCGCCATGTGCTATATCCTCGGCCAGCTGGGGTTTATCTCCTGGGTGCCGGAATACGCCAAAACCCTCGGGATGAATCTGCACGACGCCGGGCAGCTGGTCAGCAATTTCTGGATGTCCTATATGTTCGGCATGTGGGCGTTCAGCGTGATTCTGCGCTTCTTTGATCTGCAGCGCCTGCTCACGGTGCTGGCGGCCCTGGCCTGTGCGCTGATGTACGGTTTTATCACCAGCAGCACTGACCATATGCCGCTGTTTATTCTGGCGCTGGGTTTCTTCTCCAGTGCGATTTACACCTCGGTGATTACCCTTGCCTCGCTCCAGACCCGGGTGGCCTCTCCGAAGCTGGTTAACGTGGTGCTGACCTGTGGCACCATCGGCACCATGCTGACCTTCGTGGTCACCGGCCCCATTGTTGCCCACAGCGGGCCGCAGGCGGCCCTGTTCACCGCAAACGGCCTGTATGCGGTGGTCTTTGTGATGTGCTTCCTGCTGGGCTTTGTGAGCCGCCACCGCCAGCTGCGCGACTCCGTAACCCGGATGCCCCACTGA
- the nirB gene encoding nitrite reductase large subunit NirB — MSKVRLAIIGNGMVGHRFIEDLLDKSEPGQFEITVFCEEPRIAYDRVHLSSYFSHHTAEELSLVREGFYEKNHIKVLTGERAITINREEKVIHSSAGRSVFYDKLIMATGSWAWVPPIKGADTADCFVYRTIEDLNAIEACARRSKRGAVVGGGLLGLEAAGALKHLGVETHVIEFAPMLMAEQLDQQGGEQLRRKIEEMGVIVHTGKNTQSIVQQGSSARKTMNFADGSSLEVDFIVFSTGIRPRDKLAAQCGLEIAPRGGIAINDSCQTSDPDIYAIGECASWQKRTFGLVAPGYKMAQVAVDHLLGHENAFTGADMSAKLKLLGVDVGGIGDAHGRTPGARSYVFLNESTGVYKRINVSADNKTLLGAVLVGDTSDYGNLLQLMLNSIPLPEHPDTLILPAYASGGKPAIGVDNLPDSAQICSCFDVSKGDLIAAIHRGCHTVAALKAETKAGTGCGGCIPLVTQVLNAELAKQGIEVNHNLCEHFPFSRQELYHLIRVEGIKTFDALLAKYGTGYGCEVCKPTVGSLLASCWNEYVLQPDKVPLQETNDNFLANLQKDGTYSVIPRSPGGEITPEGLMVVGAVARQFNLYTKITGSQRLAMFGAQKDDLPEIWRQLTEAGFETGHAYAKALRMVKTCVGSAWCRYGVNDSAGLGAELENRYKGIRTPHKMKFGVSGCTRECSEAQGKDVGIIATDKGWNLYVCGNGGMKPRHADLLAADLDAQTLVRYTDRFMMFYIRTADKLQRTSVWMDNLEGGIDYLRSVIIDDKLGINDQLEAEVEKLRAAYHCEWAETVNNPQAQVRFRHFINSPQRDPNIQMVAERAQHRPATPHERIPVTLVEEKA; from the coding sequence ATGAGCAAAGTCAGACTCGCTATCATCGGTAACGGGATGGTCGGCCACCGGTTTATTGAAGATCTTCTCGATAAATCAGAACCCGGGCAGTTCGAAATCACCGTTTTCTGCGAAGAGCCGCGCATCGCCTACGATCGCGTGCACCTCTCTTCCTACTTTTCCCACCACACGGCCGAAGAGCTCTCCCTGGTCCGGGAAGGGTTCTACGAAAAAAACCACATTAAGGTGCTGACAGGCGAGCGGGCTATCACCATTAACCGCGAAGAAAAAGTGATCCACTCCAGCGCCGGGCGCAGCGTGTTCTATGACAAGCTGATCATGGCGACCGGCTCCTGGGCCTGGGTGCCCCCCATCAAAGGGGCCGACACCGCCGACTGTTTTGTCTACCGCACCATTGAAGATCTGAACGCCATTGAAGCCTGCGCCCGGCGCAGCAAACGGGGCGCCGTGGTGGGCGGGGGGTTACTGGGGCTGGAGGCCGCCGGTGCCCTGAAACACCTCGGGGTGGAGACCCACGTGATTGAATTCGCACCCATGCTGATGGCCGAACAGCTTGATCAGCAGGGGGGCGAACAGCTGCGCCGTAAAATCGAAGAGATGGGCGTTATTGTCCACACCGGCAAAAACACCCAGTCGATTGTTCAGCAGGGCAGCAGCGCCCGCAAGACCATGAACTTTGCCGACGGCAGTAGCCTGGAAGTGGACTTTATTGTCTTCTCCACCGGGATCCGCCCCCGGGATAAGCTGGCCGCCCAGTGCGGGCTGGAGATAGCACCACGCGGCGGGATAGCCATTAACGACAGCTGCCAGACCTCTGACCCGGATATTTATGCCATCGGCGAATGCGCCAGCTGGCAAAAGCGCACCTTCGGCCTGGTAGCACCGGGCTACAAAATGGCCCAGGTGGCCGTTGACCATCTGCTCGGCCATGAGAACGCCTTTACCGGTGCCGATATGAGCGCCAAGCTGAAGCTGCTCGGTGTTGATGTGGGCGGGATTGGCGACGCCCACGGGCGCACACCGGGGGCCCGCAGCTATGTCTTCCTGAACGAAAGCACCGGGGTCTACAAGCGAATTAACGTCAGCGCCGACAACAAAACCCTGCTCGGCGCCGTGCTGGTGGGCGACACCAGCGACTACGGCAACCTGCTGCAGCTGATGCTCAACAGCATCCCCCTCCCGGAGCACCCGGACACCCTGATCCTGCCTGCCTATGCCAGCGGCGGGAAGCCCGCCATCGGCGTGGACAACCTGCCGGACAGCGCCCAGATCTGTTCCTGCTTTGATGTCAGCAAAGGCGACCTGATTGCCGCCATTCACCGTGGCTGCCATACAGTGGCGGCCCTGAAGGCGGAAACCAAAGCCGGAACCGGCTGCGGCGGCTGTATTCCTCTGGTCACCCAGGTGCTGAATGCGGAGCTGGCAAAACAGGGGATCGAGGTAAACCACAACCTGTGTGAACACTTCCCGTTCTCCCGCCAGGAGCTCTACCACCTGATCCGCGTCGAAGGCATTAAAACCTTTGACGCACTGCTGGCGAAATACGGCACTGGCTACGGTTGCGAAGTGTGTAAACCGACCGTCGGCTCGCTGCTGGCCTCCTGCTGGAATGAGTATGTTCTGCAACCGGACAAAGTCCCGCTTCAGGAGACTAACGACAACTTCCTGGCAAACCTGCAAAAAGACGGCACCTATTCCGTTATTCCGCGCTCACCGGGTGGCGAGATTACCCCCGAAGGGCTGATGGTGGTGGGCGCAGTCGCCCGGCAGTTTAACCTGTACACCAAAATCACCGGCTCCCAGCGCCTTGCCATGTTTGGTGCGCAAAAAGACGATCTGCCGGAGATCTGGCGCCAGCTGACAGAGGCAGGCTTCGAAACCGGCCACGCCTACGCCAAAGCCCTGCGCATGGTGAAAACCTGCGTCGGCAGCGCCTGGTGCCGTTACGGTGTTAACGATAGCGCAGGCCTGGGGGCTGAGCTGGAAAACCGCTACAAAGGCATTCGCACCCCGCACAAAATGAAATTTGGCGTCTCCGGCTGTACCCGCGAGTGCTCTGAAGCCCAGGGGAAAGATGTCGGGATCATCGCCACCGACAAAGGCTGGAACCTGTATGTCTGCGGTAACGGCGGGATGAAACCGCGCCACGCGGACCTGCTGGCCGCCGATCTCGACGCCCAAACCCTGGTGCGCTACACGGACCGCTTTATGATGTTCTATATCCGCACGGCAGATAAACTGCAGCGCACCTCCGTATGGATGGACAACCTGGAAGGCGGTATCGACTATTTGCGCAGCGTAATAATCGACGACAAGCTGGGGATCAACGACCAGCTGGAAGCGGAGGTGGAAAAACTGCGCGCCGCCTACCACTGCGAATGGGCCGAAACGGTCAATAACCCCCAGGCTCAGGTACGGTTCCGCCACTTCATTAACAGCCCGCAGCGCGATCCGAACATCCAGATGGTGGCAGAGCGTGCCCAGCACCGCCCGGCCACCCCGCATGAACGCATCCCGGTCACCCTTGTGGAGGAAAAAGCATGA
- a CDS encoding cytosine deaminase — protein MSAPLWLIQNVRLADKTGLWQIAIEQGRFGAITPMGAERHESYEVLNGRGGLAIAPFIEPHIHLDTTQTAGQPAWNQSGTLFEGIERWAERKALLSHEDVKARAWKTLKWQMANGIQYVRSHVDVSDPSLTALRALLEVKQEVAPWIDLQLVAFPQEGILSYPDGAALLEEALQLGADVVGAIPHFEFTREYGIESLHIAFALARKYNKRIDIHCDEIDDEQSRFVETVAALALREGMGERVTASHTTAMHSYNGAYTSRLFRLLKMSGINFVANPLVNIHLQGRFDDYPKRRGITRVKELLEHGINVSFGHDDVFDPWYPLGTGNMLQVLHMGLHVCQMMGYQQINDGLRLITHNSARTFGVTDYGIATGNTANLLILPAKDGFDALRRQVPVRWSIRQGRVIATTQLSQTWVQTDSGGEETDFSQ, from the coding sequence ATGTCAGCACCGTTATGGCTTATTCAGAATGTCCGGCTGGCGGATAAAACCGGGCTCTGGCAGATAGCCATTGAGCAGGGGCGCTTCGGGGCGATAACGCCAATGGGCGCAGAGCGCCACGAAAGCTATGAGGTTCTTAACGGCCGGGGCGGGCTTGCCATTGCGCCGTTTATTGAGCCCCATATTCACCTTGATACCACCCAAACCGCCGGGCAGCCTGCCTGGAACCAGTCCGGCACCCTGTTTGAGGGGATCGAGCGCTGGGCCGAGCGTAAGGCCCTGCTCAGCCATGAGGATGTTAAAGCCCGGGCCTGGAAAACCCTCAAGTGGCAAATGGCGAACGGCATCCAGTATGTGCGCAGCCATGTGGATGTGTCAGACCCCTCCCTGACGGCGCTGCGCGCCCTGCTGGAAGTTAAGCAGGAAGTGGCCCCGTGGATAGATCTGCAACTGGTGGCCTTTCCCCAGGAGGGGATCCTGTCCTACCCGGACGGCGCCGCCTTACTGGAAGAGGCGCTACAGCTGGGGGCCGATGTGGTGGGCGCCATACCGCATTTTGAATTTACCCGTGAGTACGGTATCGAATCGTTGCATATCGCCTTTGCGCTGGCCCGCAAGTATAACAAGCGGATTGATATCCACTGCGATGAGATTGATGACGAACAGTCGCGCTTTGTGGAAACCGTCGCCGCCCTGGCGCTGCGCGAAGGTATGGGGGAGCGGGTGACCGCCAGCCACACCACGGCGATGCACTCCTATAACGGGGCCTATACCTCACGCCTGTTCCGGCTGCTGAAAATGTCGGGGATTAATTTTGTGGCGAACCCGCTGGTCAATATTCACCTCCAGGGGCGCTTTGATGACTACCCGAAACGGCGCGGGATCACCCGGGTTAAAGAGCTGCTGGAACACGGGATCAACGTCAGCTTTGGCCATGACGATGTGTTTGACCCCTGGTATCCCCTGGGAACGGGCAACATGTTGCAGGTGCTGCATATGGGGCTGCATGTCTGCCAGATGATGGGTTACCAGCAAATTAATGATGGCCTGCGGCTGATAACCCACAATAGCGCCCGGACCTTCGGGGTGACGGATTATGGCATTGCCACCGGCAATACGGCGAATTTACTGATTCTGCCCGCGAAGGATGGTTTTGATGCGCTGCGTCGCCAGGTGCCGGTACGCTGGTCGATTCGCCAGGGGCGGGTTATCGCCACCACCCAGCTTTCCCAGACCTGGGTACAGACAGACAGCGGCGGCGAAGAGACCGATTTTAGCCAGTGA
- the nirD gene encoding nitrite reductase small subunit NirD — translation MSAWTTVCPLTDILPATGVCALVGTQQVALFRPRNDEQVFAISNIDPFFEASVLSRGIIAEHQNELWVASPLKKQRFRLRDGLCMEDESRSVAHFEARVQNGNVQVRL, via the coding sequence ATGAGCGCCTGGACCACTGTCTGCCCGTTAACCGATATTCTGCCCGCCACCGGTGTTTGTGCCCTGGTGGGCACTCAGCAGGTTGCGCTGTTCCGCCCGCGTAACGATGAGCAGGTCTTCGCCATCAGCAATATCGATCCGTTTTTTGAAGCCAGCGTGCTTTCCCGGGGCATCATTGCCGAGCACCAGAACGAGCTGTGGGTCGCAAGCCCGCTGAAAAAACAGCGTTTTCGCCTGCGCGACGGTCTGTGCATGGAAGATGAAAGCCGCTCTGTGGCCCACTTTGAAGCCCGGGTACAGAACGGTAACGTCCAGGTGCGGCTGTAA